Proteins from a single region of Hordeum vulgare subsp. vulgare chromosome 6H, MorexV3_pseudomolecules_assembly, whole genome shotgun sequence:
- the LOC123404849 gene encoding COP9 signalosome complex subunit 5-like, with protein sequence MEPTSSSAVARQTWELENNIPAFASDPDAMDAMYRYDEATNARAHQEKPSATDQHHFHRARISALALLKMVVHARASGTIEIMGLMQGR encoded by the coding sequence ATGGAGCCCACCTCGTCGTCGGCGGTGGCACGGCAGACGTGGGAGCTGGAGAACAACATCCCAGCGTTCGCCTCCGACCCGGACGCCATGGACGCGATGTACCGCTACGACGAGGCGACCAACGCACGGGCCCACCAGGAGAAGCCCTCGGCCACCGACCAGCACCACTTCCACCGCGCCAGGATCTCCGCCCTCGCGCTCCTCAAGATGGTCGTCCACGCCCGCGCCAGCGGCACCATCGAGATCATGGGCCTCATGCAGGGAAGGTAG